The Daucus carota subsp. sativus chromosome 7, DH1 v3.0, whole genome shotgun sequence genome window below encodes:
- the LOC108195566 gene encoding pathogenesis-related protein 2, giving the protein MGAITTNVEVESSVPAQTIYKGFLLDMDNIIPKILPQAIKRVEIISGDGGIGTIKQITLGEVSQFTIVKQRIDEIDREGLKYSYSIIEGDLLMGIIESIASKFTVVPTEGGCIVKNTAVYTPIGDAVIPEENVKEATEQSGMVFKQIEAYLLANPAAY; this is encoded by the exons ATGGGTGCTATCACCACTAATGTTGAGGTTGAATCCTCAGTGCCAGCACAAACAATTTACAAGGGATTTCTCCTTGACATGGATAACATCATTCCTAAGATTCTCCCGCAGGCTATTAAGCGTGTCGAGATCATTTCCGGAGACGGCGGGATCGGAACCATCAAGCAGATCACTCTCGGAGAag TGAGCCAATTCACCATCGTAAAGCAAAGGATCGATGAAATAGACAGGGAGGGCTTGAAATACAGTTACAGCATAATTGAAGGTGATCTACTAATGGGCATAATTGAGTCTATAGCAAGTAAATTCACCGTCGTGCCTACGGAGGGAGGGTGCATTGTCAAGAACACGGCCGTTTATACTCCGATCGGTGATGCCGTGATCCCAGAGGAGAATGTCAAGGAAGCTACTGAACAATCAGGGATGGTATTCAAGCAAATTGAGGCTTACCTTCTAGCAAATCCTGCTGCCTATTGA
- the LOC108196719 gene encoding protein DEHYDRATION-INDUCED 19 homolog 4, translated as MDSDSWARLSTSARRYQFRSDSFSGGEEMEGEEGLRQEFLCPFCGEDFDMVGLCCHIDEEHMVEVKNGVCPVCARKVGTELVGHITMQHGSLLKVQRKRRYRRGGSNSTLSILRRELRDGNLQSLLGGSSNLVSSTNTEADSLLSSFICNTSPVVSDEPIAVQPHSSDEIGAVANDSTVSSAERTVHKSPLSEKDQEEKARRCEFVQGLLMSTMFSDDL; from the exons ATGGACTCAGATTCTTGGGCTAGGCTTTCTACTTCAGCAAGGCGTTACCAGTTCCGATCAG ATTCTTTCAGTGGAGGAGAGGAGATGGAAGGTGAAGAGGGGTTGAGGCAAGAGTTTCTGTGCCCGTTTTGCGGTGAAGATTTCGATATGGTGGGACTCTGTTGCCATATTGATGAGGAGCATATGGTGGAAGTCAAAAATGgg GTGTGCCCAGTTTGTGCAAGGAAGGTGGGAACGGAATTGGTTGGCCACATCACGATGCAGCATGGAAGTCTTCTAAAA GTGCAGCGCAAGAGACGATATCGCAGAGGTGGATCCAATTCAACACTCTCTATATTGAGGAGAGAGTTGCGGGACGGAAATCTGCAATCACTTCTTGGGGGTTCTTCAAACTTGGTTTCGTCCACTAATACAGAAGCAGACTCATTGTTGTCTTCATTTATATGTAACACATCTCCAGTTGTGAGTGATGAACCAATAGCTGTCCAACCCCATTCTTCAGATGAGATTGGCGCTGTAGCGAATGACTCCACTGTAAGCTCAGCTGAAAG GACTGTCCACAAGTCTCCTCTGTCCGAGAAGGATCAAGAAGAGAAAGCTAGGAGATGCGAGTTTGTCCAGGGGCTGCTGATGTCAACCATGTTCAGtgatgacttataa